From a region of the Chrysemys picta bellii isolate R12L10 chromosome 7, ASM1138683v2, whole genome shotgun sequence genome:
- the RUFY2 gene encoding RUN and FYVE domain-containing protein 2 isoform X6: protein MAVKDPTAVERANLLNMAKLSIKGLIESALSFGRTLDSDYPPLQQFFVVMEHCLKHGLKVRKSFLSYNKTIWGPLELVEKLYPEAEEIAASVRDLPGLKTPLGRARAWLRLALMQKKMADYLRCLIIQRDLLSEFYEYHALMMEEEGAVIVGLLVGLNVIDANLCVKGEDLDSQVGVIDFSMYLKNEDDIGSKERNVQIAAILDQKNYVEELNRQLNSTVSSLHTRVDSLEKSNTKLIEELAIAKNNIIKLQEENHQLRSENTIILMKTQHHLEVTKVDVEAELQTYRHSRQGLDEMYNEARRQLREESQLRQDIENELMVQVSMKHEIELAMKLLEKDIHEKQDTLIGLRQQLDEVKAINIEMYQKLQVSEDAMKEKNEIIGRLEDKTNQITATMKQLEQRLQQAEKSQVEAEIEDKKFKQDCMSKSENLQKEISRKEKQLVQLETDLKIEKEWRQTLEDDLQKEKETLSHLRVETQQIICLKKEFLKLQDKNRQLKKICHDQEEALQELACKLSESKLKIEDIKEANKALQGQVWLKDKEATHCKLCEKEFSLSKRKNFKFDN from the exons cTGTAAAAGACCCCACAGCTGTAGAAAGAGCAAATTTGCTGAACATGGCTAAATTGAGTATCAAAGGACTGATTGAATCAGCTTTGAGCTTTGGCCGTACTCTGGATTCTGACTATCCACCTTTGCAACAGTTCTTTGTCGTTATGGAGCACTGCCTTAAACATGGTCTTAAAG tAAGAAAATCTTTTCTAAGTTACAATAAAACAATCTGGGGCCCACTGGAACTTGTGGAGAAGTTGTACCCAGAAGCTGAGGAGATAGCAGCTAGCGTCAGAGATTTACCTGGCCTCAA aacaCCATTGGGCCGTGCCCGGGCGTGGTTACGATTGGcattaatgcaaaaaaaaatggcTGATTATCTACGCTGTTTAATCATTCAAAGAGATCTCCTCAG TGAATTTTATGAATATCATGCACTGATGATGGAAGAAGAAGGAGCAGTTATTGTTGGGCTCTTGGTTGGGTTAAATGTGATAGATGCTAACCTGTGTGTAAAGGGAGAAGACTTAGATTCACAA GTTGGTGTGATTGATTTCTCTATGTATTTAAAGAATGAAGATGATATTGGGAGTAAAGAAAG AAATGTCCAGATTGCTGCAATTTTGGACCAAAAGAATTATGTAGAGGAACTGAACAGACAACTAAA TAGCACAGTCAGCAGCCTTCATACAAGAGTTGATTCATTAGAGAAGTCAAACACTAAACTAATTGAAGAG ttAGCAATAGCAAAAAACAATATAATTAAACTTCAGGAAGAAAATCATCAGTTAAGAAGTGAAAAcacaattattttaatgaaaacacAGCATCACCTAGAG GTAACCAAAGTGGATGTTGAGGCAGAGCTTCAAACATACAGACACTCCAGACAGGGTCTGGATGAAATGTACAATGAAGCACGCAGACAACTTCGAGAAGAATCACAGTTACGACAA GATATAGAGAATGAGCTAATGGTCCAAGTTAGTATGAAACATGAGATAGAACTTGCAATGAAGTTGTTGGAGAAAGACATTCATGAGAAACAAGACACCCTCATAGGCCTTCGACAACAGCTAGATGAAGTTAAAGCAATTAACATAGAAATGTACCAAAAGCTGCAG GTTTCTGAAGATGCCATGAAAGAAAAGAATGAAATAATTGGTCGACTAGAGGATAAGACCAATCAAATTACTGCAACTATGAAACAATTGGAACAAAG ATTGCAGCAAGCAGAGAAGTCTCAAGTGGAAGCTGAGATTGAGGACAAGAAATTCAAACAAGACTGTATGAGTAAATCTGAAAACCTGCAGAAAGAAATCTCCCGAAAGGAGAAGCAGCT TGTTCAACTGGAAACAGATTTGAAGATAGAAAAGGAATGGAGACAAACCCTGGAAGATGATctgcaaaaggaaaaagaaacttTATCTCATCTGAGAGTAGAGACCCAACAAATAATCTGTCTTAAAAAA gaattcctTAAACTACAGGACAAAAATAGGCAGTTGAAAAAGATATGTCATGACCAAGAAGAAGCTCTCCAAGAACTGGCCTGCAAGCTTAGCGA ATCAAAGCTTAAAATAGAAGATATAAAAGAAGCAAACAAAGCATTACAG
- the RUFY2 gene encoding RUN and FYVE domain-containing protein 2 isoform X7 yields MLVGVWDAERAPASRGADSRWRAAAGRAVKDPTAVERANLLNMAKLSIKGLIESALSFGRTLDSDYPPLQQFFVVMEHCLKHGLKVRKSFLSYNKTIWGPLELVEKLYPEAEEIAASVRDLPGLKTPLGRARAWLRLALMQKKMADYLRCLIIQRDLLSEFYEYHALMMEEEGAVIVGLLVGLNVIDANLCVKGEDLDSQVGVIDFSMYLKNEDDIGSKERNVQIAAILDQKNYVEELNRQLNSTVSSLHTRVDSLEKSNTKLIEELAIAKNNIIKLQEENHQLRSENTIILMKTQHHLEVTKVDVEAELQTYRHSRQGLDEMYNEARRQLREESQLRQDIENELMVQVSMKHEIELAMKLLEKDIHEKQDTLIGLRQQLDEVKAINIEMYQKLQVSEDAMKEKNEIIGRLEDKTNQITATMKQLEQRLQQAEKSQVEAEIEDKKFKQDCMSKSENLQKEISRKEKQLVQLETDLKIEKEWRQTLEDDLQKEKETLSHLRVETQQIICLKKEFLKLQDKNRQLKKICHDQEEALQELACKLNQSLK; encoded by the exons cTGTAAAAGACCCCACAGCTGTAGAAAGAGCAAATTTGCTGAACATGGCTAAATTGAGTATCAAAGGACTGATTGAATCAGCTTTGAGCTTTGGCCGTACTCTGGATTCTGACTATCCACCTTTGCAACAGTTCTTTGTCGTTATGGAGCACTGCCTTAAACATGGTCTTAAAG tAAGAAAATCTTTTCTAAGTTACAATAAAACAATCTGGGGCCCACTGGAACTTGTGGAGAAGTTGTACCCAGAAGCTGAGGAGATAGCAGCTAGCGTCAGAGATTTACCTGGCCTCAA aacaCCATTGGGCCGTGCCCGGGCGTGGTTACGATTGGcattaatgcaaaaaaaaatggcTGATTATCTACGCTGTTTAATCATTCAAAGAGATCTCCTCAG TGAATTTTATGAATATCATGCACTGATGATGGAAGAAGAAGGAGCAGTTATTGTTGGGCTCTTGGTTGGGTTAAATGTGATAGATGCTAACCTGTGTGTAAAGGGAGAAGACTTAGATTCACAA GTTGGTGTGATTGATTTCTCTATGTATTTAAAGAATGAAGATGATATTGGGAGTAAAGAAAG AAATGTCCAGATTGCTGCAATTTTGGACCAAAAGAATTATGTAGAGGAACTGAACAGACAACTAAA TAGCACAGTCAGCAGCCTTCATACAAGAGTTGATTCATTAGAGAAGTCAAACACTAAACTAATTGAAGAG ttAGCAATAGCAAAAAACAATATAATTAAACTTCAGGAAGAAAATCATCAGTTAAGAAGTGAAAAcacaattattttaatgaaaacacAGCATCACCTAGAG GTAACCAAAGTGGATGTTGAGGCAGAGCTTCAAACATACAGACACTCCAGACAGGGTCTGGATGAAATGTACAATGAAGCACGCAGACAACTTCGAGAAGAATCACAGTTACGACAA GATATAGAGAATGAGCTAATGGTCCAAGTTAGTATGAAACATGAGATAGAACTTGCAATGAAGTTGTTGGAGAAAGACATTCATGAGAAACAAGACACCCTCATAGGCCTTCGACAACAGCTAGATGAAGTTAAAGCAATTAACATAGAAATGTACCAAAAGCTGCAG GTTTCTGAAGATGCCATGAAAGAAAAGAATGAAATAATTGGTCGACTAGAGGATAAGACCAATCAAATTACTGCAACTATGAAACAATTGGAACAAAG ATTGCAGCAAGCAGAGAAGTCTCAAGTGGAAGCTGAGATTGAGGACAAGAAATTCAAACAAGACTGTATGAGTAAATCTGAAAACCTGCAGAAAGAAATCTCCCGAAAGGAGAAGCAGCT TGTTCAACTGGAAACAGATTTGAAGATAGAAAAGGAATGGAGACAAACCCTGGAAGATGATctgcaaaaggaaaaagaaacttTATCTCATCTGAGAGTAGAGACCCAACAAATAATCTGTCTTAAAAAA gaattcctTAAACTACAGGACAAAAATAGGCAGTTGAAAAAGATATGTCATGACCAAGAAGAAGCTCTCCAAGAACTGGCCTGCAAGCTTA ATCAAAGCTTAAAATAG
- the RUFY2 gene encoding RUN and FYVE domain-containing protein 2 isoform X8 produces the protein MAVKDPTAVERANLLNMAKLSIKGLIESALSFGRTLDSDYPPLQQFFVVMEHCLKHGLKVRKSFLSYNKTIWGPLELVEKLYPEAEEIAASVRDLPGLKTPLGRARAWLRLALMQKKMADYLRCLIIQRDLLSEFYEYHALMMEEEGAVIVGLLVGLNVIDANLCVKGEDLDSQVGVIDFSMYLKNEDDIGSKERNVQIAAILDQKNYVEELNRQLNSTVSSLHTRVDSLEKSNTKLIEELAIAKNNIIKLQEENHQLRSENTIILMKTQHHLEVTKVDVEAELQTYRHSRQGLDEMYNEARRQLREESQLRQDIENELMVQVSMKHEIELAMKLLEKDIHEKQDTLIGLRQQLDEVKAINIEMYQKLQVSEDAMKEKNEIIGRLEDKTNQITATMKQLEQRLQQAEKSQVEAEIEDKKFKQDCMSKSENLQKEISRKEKQLVQLETDLKIEKEWRQTLEDDLQKEKETLSHLRVETQQIICLKKEFLKLQDKNRQLKKICHDQEEALQELACKLNQSLK, from the exons cTGTAAAAGACCCCACAGCTGTAGAAAGAGCAAATTTGCTGAACATGGCTAAATTGAGTATCAAAGGACTGATTGAATCAGCTTTGAGCTTTGGCCGTACTCTGGATTCTGACTATCCACCTTTGCAACAGTTCTTTGTCGTTATGGAGCACTGCCTTAAACATGGTCTTAAAG tAAGAAAATCTTTTCTAAGTTACAATAAAACAATCTGGGGCCCACTGGAACTTGTGGAGAAGTTGTACCCAGAAGCTGAGGAGATAGCAGCTAGCGTCAGAGATTTACCTGGCCTCAA aacaCCATTGGGCCGTGCCCGGGCGTGGTTACGATTGGcattaatgcaaaaaaaaatggcTGATTATCTACGCTGTTTAATCATTCAAAGAGATCTCCTCAG TGAATTTTATGAATATCATGCACTGATGATGGAAGAAGAAGGAGCAGTTATTGTTGGGCTCTTGGTTGGGTTAAATGTGATAGATGCTAACCTGTGTGTAAAGGGAGAAGACTTAGATTCACAA GTTGGTGTGATTGATTTCTCTATGTATTTAAAGAATGAAGATGATATTGGGAGTAAAGAAAG AAATGTCCAGATTGCTGCAATTTTGGACCAAAAGAATTATGTAGAGGAACTGAACAGACAACTAAA TAGCACAGTCAGCAGCCTTCATACAAGAGTTGATTCATTAGAGAAGTCAAACACTAAACTAATTGAAGAG ttAGCAATAGCAAAAAACAATATAATTAAACTTCAGGAAGAAAATCATCAGTTAAGAAGTGAAAAcacaattattttaatgaaaacacAGCATCACCTAGAG GTAACCAAAGTGGATGTTGAGGCAGAGCTTCAAACATACAGACACTCCAGACAGGGTCTGGATGAAATGTACAATGAAGCACGCAGACAACTTCGAGAAGAATCACAGTTACGACAA GATATAGAGAATGAGCTAATGGTCCAAGTTAGTATGAAACATGAGATAGAACTTGCAATGAAGTTGTTGGAGAAAGACATTCATGAGAAACAAGACACCCTCATAGGCCTTCGACAACAGCTAGATGAAGTTAAAGCAATTAACATAGAAATGTACCAAAAGCTGCAG GTTTCTGAAGATGCCATGAAAGAAAAGAATGAAATAATTGGTCGACTAGAGGATAAGACCAATCAAATTACTGCAACTATGAAACAATTGGAACAAAG ATTGCAGCAAGCAGAGAAGTCTCAAGTGGAAGCTGAGATTGAGGACAAGAAATTCAAACAAGACTGTATGAGTAAATCTGAAAACCTGCAGAAAGAAATCTCCCGAAAGGAGAAGCAGCT TGTTCAACTGGAAACAGATTTGAAGATAGAAAAGGAATGGAGACAAACCCTGGAAGATGATctgcaaaaggaaaaagaaacttTATCTCATCTGAGAGTAGAGACCCAACAAATAATCTGTCTTAAAAAA gaattcctTAAACTACAGGACAAAAATAGGCAGTTGAAAAAGATATGTCATGACCAAGAAGAAGCTCTCCAAGAACTGGCCTGCAAGCTTA ATCAAAGCTTAAAATAG
- the RUFY2 gene encoding RUN and FYVE domain-containing protein 2 isoform X10, with protein MAVKDPTAVERANLLNMAKLSIKGLIESALSFGRTLDSDYPPLQQFFVVMEHCLKHGLKVRKSFLSYNKTIWGPLELVEKLYPEAEEIAASVRDLPGLKTPLGRARAWLRLALMQKKMADYLRCLIIQRDLLSEFYEYHALMMEEEGAVIVGLLVGLNVIDANLCVKGEDLDSQVGVIDFSMYLKNEDDIGSKERNVQIAAILDQKNYVEELNRQLNSTVSSLHTRVDSLEKSNTKLIEELAIAKNNIIKLQEENHQLRSENTIILMKTQHHLEVTKVDVEAELQTYRHSRQGLDEMYNEARRQLREESQLRQDIENELMVQVSMKHEIELAMKLLEKDIHEKQDTLIGLRQQLDEVKAINIEMYQKLQVSEDAMKEKNEIIGRLEDKTNQITATMKQLEQSDKDLLTQTRTIAMSFVKCASNEAQHQYKLVKDISF; from the exons cTGTAAAAGACCCCACAGCTGTAGAAAGAGCAAATTTGCTGAACATGGCTAAATTGAGTATCAAAGGACTGATTGAATCAGCTTTGAGCTTTGGCCGTACTCTGGATTCTGACTATCCACCTTTGCAACAGTTCTTTGTCGTTATGGAGCACTGCCTTAAACATGGTCTTAAAG tAAGAAAATCTTTTCTAAGTTACAATAAAACAATCTGGGGCCCACTGGAACTTGTGGAGAAGTTGTACCCAGAAGCTGAGGAGATAGCAGCTAGCGTCAGAGATTTACCTGGCCTCAA aacaCCATTGGGCCGTGCCCGGGCGTGGTTACGATTGGcattaatgcaaaaaaaaatggcTGATTATCTACGCTGTTTAATCATTCAAAGAGATCTCCTCAG TGAATTTTATGAATATCATGCACTGATGATGGAAGAAGAAGGAGCAGTTATTGTTGGGCTCTTGGTTGGGTTAAATGTGATAGATGCTAACCTGTGTGTAAAGGGAGAAGACTTAGATTCACAA GTTGGTGTGATTGATTTCTCTATGTATTTAAAGAATGAAGATGATATTGGGAGTAAAGAAAG AAATGTCCAGATTGCTGCAATTTTGGACCAAAAGAATTATGTAGAGGAACTGAACAGACAACTAAA TAGCACAGTCAGCAGCCTTCATACAAGAGTTGATTCATTAGAGAAGTCAAACACTAAACTAATTGAAGAG ttAGCAATAGCAAAAAACAATATAATTAAACTTCAGGAAGAAAATCATCAGTTAAGAAGTGAAAAcacaattattttaatgaaaacacAGCATCACCTAGAG GTAACCAAAGTGGATGTTGAGGCAGAGCTTCAAACATACAGACACTCCAGACAGGGTCTGGATGAAATGTACAATGAAGCACGCAGACAACTTCGAGAAGAATCACAGTTACGACAA GATATAGAGAATGAGCTAATGGTCCAAGTTAGTATGAAACATGAGATAGAACTTGCAATGAAGTTGTTGGAGAAAGACATTCATGAGAAACAAGACACCCTCATAGGCCTTCGACAACAGCTAGATGAAGTTAAAGCAATTAACATAGAAATGTACCAAAAGCTGCAG GTTTCTGAAGATGCCATGAAAGAAAAGAATGAAATAATTGGTCGACTAGAGGATAAGACCAATCAAATTACTGCAACTATGAAACAATTGGAACAAAG TGACAAAGATCTGTTAACTCAAACTAGGACTATTGCAATGTCATTTGTGAAATGTGCCAGCAATGAAGCACAGCACCAATACAAACTTGTCAAAGATATATCATTCTGA
- the RUFY2 gene encoding RUN and FYVE domain-containing protein 2 isoform X9 encodes MLVGVWDAERAPASRGADSRWRAAAGRAVKDPTAVERANLLNMAKLSIKGLIESALSFGRTLDSDYPPLQQFFVVMEHCLKHGLKVRKSFLSYNKTIWGPLELVEKLYPEAEEIAASVRDLPGLKTPLGRARAWLRLALMQKKMADYLRCLIIQRDLLSEFYEYHALMMEEEGAVIVGLLVGLNVIDANLCVKGEDLDSQVGVIDFSMYLKNEDDIGSKERNVQIAAILDQKNYVEELNRQLNSTVSSLHTRVDSLEKSNTKLIEELAIAKNNIIKLQEENHQLRSENTIILMKTQHHLEVTKVDVEAELQTYRHSRQGLDEMYNEARRQLREESQLRQDIENELMVQVSMKHEIELAMKLLEKDIHEKQDTLIGLRQQLDEVKAINIEMYQKLQVSEDAMKEKNEIIGRLEDKTNQITATMKQLEQSDKDLLTQTRTIAMSFVKCASNEAQHQYKLVKDISF; translated from the exons cTGTAAAAGACCCCACAGCTGTAGAAAGAGCAAATTTGCTGAACATGGCTAAATTGAGTATCAAAGGACTGATTGAATCAGCTTTGAGCTTTGGCCGTACTCTGGATTCTGACTATCCACCTTTGCAACAGTTCTTTGTCGTTATGGAGCACTGCCTTAAACATGGTCTTAAAG tAAGAAAATCTTTTCTAAGTTACAATAAAACAATCTGGGGCCCACTGGAACTTGTGGAGAAGTTGTACCCAGAAGCTGAGGAGATAGCAGCTAGCGTCAGAGATTTACCTGGCCTCAA aacaCCATTGGGCCGTGCCCGGGCGTGGTTACGATTGGcattaatgcaaaaaaaaatggcTGATTATCTACGCTGTTTAATCATTCAAAGAGATCTCCTCAG TGAATTTTATGAATATCATGCACTGATGATGGAAGAAGAAGGAGCAGTTATTGTTGGGCTCTTGGTTGGGTTAAATGTGATAGATGCTAACCTGTGTGTAAAGGGAGAAGACTTAGATTCACAA GTTGGTGTGATTGATTTCTCTATGTATTTAAAGAATGAAGATGATATTGGGAGTAAAGAAAG AAATGTCCAGATTGCTGCAATTTTGGACCAAAAGAATTATGTAGAGGAACTGAACAGACAACTAAA TAGCACAGTCAGCAGCCTTCATACAAGAGTTGATTCATTAGAGAAGTCAAACACTAAACTAATTGAAGAG ttAGCAATAGCAAAAAACAATATAATTAAACTTCAGGAAGAAAATCATCAGTTAAGAAGTGAAAAcacaattattttaatgaaaacacAGCATCACCTAGAG GTAACCAAAGTGGATGTTGAGGCAGAGCTTCAAACATACAGACACTCCAGACAGGGTCTGGATGAAATGTACAATGAAGCACGCAGACAACTTCGAGAAGAATCACAGTTACGACAA GATATAGAGAATGAGCTAATGGTCCAAGTTAGTATGAAACATGAGATAGAACTTGCAATGAAGTTGTTGGAGAAAGACATTCATGAGAAACAAGACACCCTCATAGGCCTTCGACAACAGCTAGATGAAGTTAAAGCAATTAACATAGAAATGTACCAAAAGCTGCAG GTTTCTGAAGATGCCATGAAAGAAAAGAATGAAATAATTGGTCGACTAGAGGATAAGACCAATCAAATTACTGCAACTATGAAACAATTGGAACAAAG TGACAAAGATCTGTTAACTCAAACTAGGACTATTGCAATGTCATTTGTGAAATGTGCCAGCAATGAAGCACAGCACCAATACAAACTTGTCAAAGATATATCATTCTGA